One part of the Bacillus sp. FJAT-27916 genome encodes these proteins:
- a CDS encoding DUF5325 family protein — MNIKIVFLALSLLAVASLSGIAISISEGSAVFSMISLAAFIAIMGSGFTLKKRWREKL; from the coding sequence TTGAATATTAAAATTGTTTTCTTAGCTTTATCCCTATTGGCTGTTGCCAGCCTTTCGGGCATTGCCATCTCCATTTCCGAGGGAAGTGCCGTTTTTAGCATGATCAGCTTAGCTGCATTCATCGCAATTATGGGCAGCGGATTCACCCTAAAGAAACGCTGGAGAGAAAAATTATAA
- a CDS encoding inositol monophosphatase family protein, whose amino-acid sequence MAGMKEIHAQAVQWMKEAGQRIIHSFETSLNIETKSNMNDLVTNMDKDVEQFFLKRIAERFPEHKVLGEEGAGHDLKELEGIVWIIDPIDGTMNFVHQQRNFAISIGIVENGIGRIGLIYDVVHDELYHCIKGEGAYLNEKKIAPMQEAKLEESIVGLNAIWLTDNKKIDKNITAKLVRDVRGTRSYGSAALELIYVATGRMNAYISMRLAPWDFAGGTIIIEELGGIVTDLHGSPIDYLNKSSLIATTPQLHKVIMEHYLT is encoded by the coding sequence ATGGCAGGTATGAAAGAAATACATGCACAAGCCGTTCAATGGATGAAAGAAGCCGGTCAGAGAATTATCCATTCCTTTGAAACGAGCCTGAATATAGAAACGAAATCAAACATGAATGATTTAGTCACGAATATGGACAAGGATGTTGAACAGTTCTTCTTGAAGCGAATTGCTGAGCGCTTCCCTGAGCATAAGGTGCTTGGGGAAGAGGGGGCTGGCCATGATCTAAAGGAGCTGGAGGGCATAGTGTGGATTATCGACCCGATTGACGGGACAATGAATTTTGTGCACCAGCAAAGAAACTTTGCTATCTCTATTGGAATTGTAGAGAATGGCATTGGAAGGATCGGTCTGATTTATGATGTGGTTCATGATGAATTGTATCACTGCATTAAAGGAGAAGGGGCCTACTTGAACGAAAAGAAAATAGCCCCTATGCAGGAGGCGAAGCTTGAAGAATCCATTGTTGGGCTGAACGCCATATGGCTGACAGATAATAAGAAAATCGATAAGAATATCACTGCTAAGCTTGTTAGAGACGTGCGGGGGACAAGGTCATACGGATCAGCAGCTTTAGAGCTGATTTATGTGGCTACTGGGAGGATGAACGCCTATATTTCCATGCGTCTCGCCCCATGGGATTTTGCCGGGGGAACGATTATCATTGAAGAGCTCGGCGGTATAGTGACGGATCTTCATGGAAGCCCTATTGATTATTTGAATAAGAGCTCGCTGATAGCGACTACTCCACAGCTTCACAAAGTTATCATGGAGCATTATTTAACGTGA
- a CDS encoding GapA-binding peptide SR1P gives MGTIVCTGCNTTIDHFEDEKVTVLYANCADCHNCHEK, from the coding sequence ATGGGTACAATCGTATGTACAGGATGTAATACAACCATTGATCATTTTGAAGACGAGAAAGTGACTGTATTATACGCTAATTGCGCTGATTGCCATAATTGCCACGAAAAGTAA
- a CDS encoding NAD(P)H-dependent flavin oxidoreductase, giving the protein MWETRLTDLLGIKLPIIQGGLAYLAYSDLAAAVSNAGGLGQITALSLGSPEELAEEIDKVRILTDKPVGVNFAIGTHGRHYERFVQIAVDKGIEAMSVTGGNPAAFLNMLKGTSVKKLVLTAGVRQAVKAEELGADAVMVVGNEGGGHLGRDELSTMVLVPKVVDAVSIPVVASGGIADGRGMMAALALGAEGIEMGTRFIAVKECVHAHPAYKEAIIHGTEKDTVVIKKTLGTPGRAISNAHTASILSMESKSCTYEDLKDYISGETNKKFIYEGNHEAGFGWAGQAIGLISDEPTVEELFDQMLSQAKVIRTRWQYS; this is encoded by the coding sequence ATGTGGGAAACGAGATTAACGGATTTACTCGGAATTAAACTGCCAATCATTCAGGGGGGACTTGCCTATTTGGCCTATTCTGATTTAGCGGCAGCTGTATCAAATGCTGGCGGGCTAGGTCAAATTACGGCCTTATCATTAGGCAGTCCAGAGGAGCTGGCTGAGGAGATTGATAAAGTACGGATATTGACAGATAAGCCGGTTGGGGTTAACTTTGCGATTGGGACACATGGAAGGCATTATGAAAGGTTTGTTCAAATTGCTGTAGATAAAGGTATTGAAGCCATGTCCGTAACTGGCGGTAATCCAGCTGCCTTTCTAAATATGCTAAAAGGGACTTCCGTGAAGAAGCTTGTTTTGACGGCTGGAGTCAGACAAGCTGTCAAAGCAGAGGAGCTTGGGGCAGATGCCGTAATGGTCGTTGGAAATGAGGGCGGGGGACATCTTGGAAGAGATGAGCTGAGCACGATGGTTCTTGTACCTAAAGTGGTGGATGCCGTTTCGATTCCAGTTGTTGCTTCAGGAGGTATCGCAGATGGAAGGGGAATGATGGCTGCTCTAGCACTTGGAGCGGAAGGGATTGAAATGGGTACCCGTTTTATTGCAGTGAAGGAATGTGTCCACGCTCATCCTGCCTATAAAGAAGCGATTATCCACGGGACAGAGAAGGACACTGTCGTGATCAAGAAAACCCTTGGAACTCCTGGCAGAGCTATTTCCAATGCACACACGGCCTCCATTCTTTCAATGGAGAGTAAAAGCTGTACATATGAAGATCTGAAGGATTATATTAGTGGGGAGACGAATAAGAAATTTATTTATGAAGGGAACCATGAGGCAGGCTTTGGCTGGGCTGGACAGGCGATTGGGCTTATATCTGATGAGCCGACCGTCGAGGAGTTGTTTGACCAAATGCTGAGCCAAGCCAAGGTAATCCGAACCCGATGGCAATACAGCTGA
- a CDS encoding VOC family protein codes for MIKALTPYLVTNGNGQEVLSFYEQALGAEIHNLQTFGDLPDNPENPMPEANKKLVLNALVKAGEAEFMLSDNQPGHPFHLGNHITLAIQSDDAEETRRLFDRLKESGKIIMPLQETPWSSLYGQLIDQYGVYWQLNTLSHHMD; via the coding sequence TTGATTAAGGCACTGACTCCCTATTTAGTCACAAATGGCAATGGTCAAGAGGTTTTATCATTTTATGAACAAGCATTAGGGGCGGAGATTCACAATCTCCAGACATTTGGCGATTTACCAGATAACCCTGAAAATCCAATGCCTGAGGCGAACAAGAAATTGGTCCTGAATGCATTGGTTAAGGCTGGTGAAGCTGAATTCATGCTGTCGGACAATCAGCCTGGTCATCCATTTCATTTAGGTAACCATATTACGTTAGCCATACAGTCAGATGATGCAGAGGAGACAAGACGGCTTTTTGATCGGTTGAAAGAAAGCGGAAAAATCATCATGCCCTTGCAGGAGACCCCTTGGAGCTCCTTGTATGGTCAATTGATTGATCAGTACGGCGTTTATTGGCAATTAAACACATTAAGTCATCATATGGATTAA
- a CDS encoding polysaccharide deacetylase family protein: MKYISAILAVSFLILSGCSEKDQAEDHSQKNETAPIQNEEETKEKVKPEEKEEQEVAVQQIKQDYEVNTANWKIEPVGDENKKVALLTIDDAPDEHALEMAKTLKELNVSAVFFVNGHLLESDDKKDILKQIADMGFEIGNHTYSHASLPDLTEQEQVEEIRRVNSLVEEITGSKPRFFRAPFGQNTDFSKNIVEEEHMQLMNWTMGYDWEKGYQTKDALIDVTLNSEYLFDGANILMHDRKWTSEALAEIVQGLKDKGYEVIDPNRIKS; this comes from the coding sequence GTGAAATATATTTCCGCCATCTTAGCTGTATCCTTCCTGATTCTTTCTGGCTGCTCTGAAAAGGATCAAGCAGAGGATCATTCGCAGAAAAATGAAACAGCACCAATTCAAAATGAAGAAGAAACGAAAGAAAAAGTGAAGCCGGAGGAAAAGGAGGAGCAGGAAGTCGCCGTGCAGCAAATCAAACAGGATTATGAAGTGAATACGGCGAATTGGAAGATCGAGCCGGTGGGTGATGAAAATAAAAAGGTCGCGCTGCTCACGATTGATGACGCTCCTGATGAACATGCTTTAGAGATGGCCAAAACATTAAAGGAATTAAATGTATCGGCAGTCTTTTTTGTTAATGGGCATTTATTAGAGTCTGATGATAAGAAGGATATCCTTAAGCAAATTGCAGATATGGGCTTTGAAATTGGCAACCATACATATAGCCATGCCTCTTTGCCAGATTTAACCGAACAGGAGCAGGTAGAAGAAATTCGCCGGGTTAACAGTTTGGTTGAAGAAATAACTGGCTCAAAGCCTCGATTCTTCCGTGCGCCATTTGGTCAGAATACGGATTTTTCCAAGAATATAGTCGAAGAAGAACATATGCAATTAATGAACTGGACGATGGGCTATGATTGGGAGAAAGGGTATCAAACGAAAGATGCCCTTATAGATGTAACGCTGAATAGTGAATACTTATTTGATGGAGCAAATATTCTCATGCATGATCGGAAGTGGACGAGTGAGGCCCTTGCTGAAATCGTGCAAGGCTTGAAAGATAAAGGATATGAAGTTATCGATCCGAATAGAATAAAATCATGA
- a CDS encoding UPF0223 family protein, whose amino-acid sequence MDYQYPIDYTWKTDEIVKVISYFQGIEKAYEKGIPREELMMLYKDFKQIVPSIAEEKKVCGEFEEVSGYSSYRAMQKAKKSQDGELVRM is encoded by the coding sequence ATGGATTATCAATATCCAATCGATTATACGTGGAAAACAGATGAAATCGTTAAGGTAATTTCATACTTTCAAGGAATTGAAAAAGCCTATGAGAAAGGCATTCCACGTGAAGAGTTAATGATGCTTTATAAGGATTTTAAGCAGATTGTTCCTTCCATAGCGGAGGAGAAGAAAGTGTGCGGCGAGTTTGAGGAAGTGAGCGGTTACTCAAGCTATCGAGCTATGCAGAAAGCCAAGAAAAGCCAGGATGGAGAGCTTGTCAGAATGTAA
- a CDS encoding YktB family protein encodes MTFKGFTNDDFNVFQIDGLDARMDAIKTIIRPKFELLSDVFTEELSVLTKEPMYPHIAKHARRTINPPNDTWIAFSSNPRGYKMVPHFQIGLWETHLFIWYAVIYEAKGKEPIGQHFLSRTQEIQESIPANYVWSIDHMKPDVIHHDTLSTEDLNKMFERLATVKKAELLCGFQLSRDEAVKIPGDELIEMIRDVFVHLLPLYNVE; translated from the coding sequence ATGACATTCAAAGGCTTTACGAATGATGATTTTAATGTATTTCAAATAGATGGTTTAGATGCACGGATGGATGCGATTAAAACAATCATCCGCCCTAAGTTCGAACTGTTAAGCGATGTATTTACGGAAGAGCTTTCAGTATTAACAAAAGAGCCCATGTATCCTCACATTGCTAAGCATGCCAGACGCACCATCAACCCGCCTAATGATACGTGGATTGCCTTTTCTTCCAATCCGCGCGGCTACAAAATGGTTCCTCACTTCCAAATAGGACTATGGGAAACCCATTTATTTATTTGGTATGCTGTCATTTATGAGGCAAAAGGGAAAGAACCGATAGGACAGCACTTTTTATCAAGAACACAAGAAATCCAAGAATCCATCCCGGCAAATTACGTCTGGTCAATCGATCATATGAAACCCGATGTCATTCATCATGATACTTTATCCACAGAAGATTTAAACAAGATGTTTGAGAGATTGGCTACTGTGAAGAAGGCGGAGCTTCTATGCGGTTTCCAGCTATCTCGTGACGAGGCTGTTAAGATTCCCGGGGATGAATTAATTGAGATGATCCGTGATGTGTTTGTACATTTATTACCCCTCTATAATGTCGAATAA
- the lpdA gene encoding dihydrolipoyl dehydrogenase has product MVVGDFPIETDTIVIGAGPGGYVAAIRAAQLGQKVTIVEKGELGGVCLNVGCIPSKALITAGHRYHDAKNSADLGISAENVKVDFSKVQKWKGTVVEKLTSGVGGLLKGNKVEIVKGEAYFVDANNIRVMTETSAQTYTFKNAIIATGSRPIELPAFKYSKRVIHSTGALNLDHIPESMAIIGGGVIGIELGSVYANFGTKVTILEGMDEILAAFEKQMSSIVKRNLKKKNVDIFTKVKAQGVEETENGVIVTYEEKGEEKKLEAEYLLVTVGRKPNTDEIGLEQVGVELDERGFIKTDKQCRTSVGNIFAIGDIITGPQLAHKASYEGKIAAEAIAGHSSEIDYLGIPAVVFSEPELATVGYTEAQAKEEGLDIVAAKFPFAANGRALALNAAEGFMKLITRKEDGLVIGAQIAGPGASDMIAELGLAIEAGMTAEDIAMTIHAHPTLGEITMEAAEVALGSPIHIIK; this is encoded by the coding sequence ATGGTTGTAGGTGATTTTCCGATTGAAACAGATACTATAGTAATTGGTGCCGGTCCTGGAGGATATGTAGCAGCTATCCGTGCTGCACAGCTTGGACAAAAAGTAACCATCGTAGAAAAAGGGGAACTAGGCGGCGTTTGCTTAAACGTAGGATGTATTCCTTCTAAAGCGCTTATTACAGCTGGACATCGCTATCATGATGCGAAAAATTCAGCGGACCTGGGAATTTCTGCGGAAAACGTAAAAGTAGATTTCTCAAAGGTTCAAAAATGGAAAGGCACTGTTGTTGAAAAATTGACAAGCGGTGTCGGCGGCCTGTTAAAAGGCAACAAGGTTGAAATTGTCAAAGGCGAGGCTTATTTCGTTGATGCGAACAATATTCGTGTTATGACTGAAACCAGTGCCCAAACATACACATTCAAAAATGCGATTATCGCAACGGGCTCTCGTCCGATTGAATTACCTGCGTTCAAATATTCTAAACGCGTTATTCATTCAACTGGTGCTTTGAATCTTGACCATATTCCTGAGAGCATGGCCATCATCGGCGGCGGTGTAATCGGAATTGAGTTGGGATCTGTATATGCTAACTTTGGTACAAAAGTAACCATTCTAGAAGGAATGGATGAAATCCTTGCTGCTTTCGAAAAACAAATGTCTTCTATCGTTAAGCGTAACTTGAAGAAGAAAAATGTTGATATCTTTACAAAAGTGAAAGCTCAAGGCGTTGAAGAAACAGAAAATGGCGTCATCGTCACTTATGAAGAAAAAGGCGAAGAGAAAAAACTTGAAGCTGAGTATCTATTAGTGACTGTCGGAAGAAAACCAAATACAGATGAAATCGGCTTGGAACAAGTTGGTGTTGAGCTTGATGAAAGAGGCTTCATCAAAACAGACAAACAATGCCGTACATCTGTAGGCAATATCTTTGCGATTGGTGATATTATCACTGGACCGCAATTGGCTCATAAAGCTTCTTATGAAGGCAAAATTGCTGCTGAAGCGATTGCAGGACATTCTTCTGAAATTGATTACCTCGGTATTCCAGCCGTTGTATTCTCTGAGCCTGAACTAGCAACTGTAGGTTATACAGAAGCTCAAGCGAAAGAAGAAGGATTGGATATCGTTGCAGCGAAATTCCCATTCGCAGCAAATGGTCGTGCACTTGCGCTTAATGCGGCTGAAGGCTTCATGAAGTTGATCACTCGTAAAGAAGACGGCCTTGTGATTGGTGCGCAAATTGCCGGACCAGGAGCTTCTGATATGATTGCTGAGCTTGGACTTGCGATTGAAGCAGGTATGACTGCTGAAGATATTGCTATGACAATCCATGCTCACCCTACATTAGGTGAAATCACTATGGAAGCGGCTGAAGTAGCATTAGGAAGCCCAATCCATATCATTAAATAA
- a CDS encoding DUF1885 family protein, producing the protein MSLRSYIRLQNQTISIEEVQKMIDDYRQSVQKTGKQLDYSYEEKAFPYSIFTPENQGSGECLYLSSKDPDYHLIRIGIGEEPIPGMKGDLSPYIEISLERNSTFADKGKANELAKYMAKKKQGDLQLFNGRIMHFHK; encoded by the coding sequence ATGTCACTTCGATCCTATATCAGACTGCAAAATCAAACCATCTCAATTGAAGAAGTACAGAAAATGATTGATGACTATCGTCAATCCGTCCAAAAAACTGGTAAGCAATTAGACTATTCCTATGAAGAGAAAGCTTTTCCCTATTCCATCTTCACCCCTGAAAATCAAGGCAGTGGCGAATGTCTCTATCTCTCTTCAAAAGATCCTGACTATCACCTGATTAGAATAGGGATTGGCGAAGAGCCAATACCCGGTATGAAGGGTGATTTATCCCCTTATATCGAAATTAGCCTTGAGAGAAACTCGACATTCGCAGATAAAGGAAAAGCAAATGAACTGGCCAAATATATGGCTAAAAAGAAGCAAGGGGACCTTCAGCTCTTTAACGGCAGAATCATGCACTTCCACAAATAA